From Vigna unguiculata cultivar IT97K-499-35 chromosome 5, ASM411807v1, whole genome shotgun sequence, the proteins below share one genomic window:
- the LOC114184862 gene encoding pentatricopeptide repeat-containing protein At3g14580, mitochondrial, which yields MISPTLCRVVPLKPTLLRLLSPFSTTPHSDTAILARLKHKDWLTPKEATTLLTSLTDASSTLSFFNLYTSRKDFDPTEPFCTTLVAKLAHAQHLNPLLTLHHALTLPRPQRRHFSDNFFFTLIKAYAHSFQRVDHALRTLHEMPCPPSTRTFNFVLNLLVNTRLYCAAHNLFLHAPQLGVTLDACSLNILIKGLCAQGELNAAFQLLEEFPGLGCKANARTYATLMKGLCERGRMDEAFGLLERMEDGSVDADVAVFNILIRGLRKGGRVDEGWRVLEGMMGKGVSPNGGSYNEVLCGLVEDGRFEEAKKVVERMGVEGFVPSFESYKGLVKGFCECGVVGEVEWVVRDMVRKGFVPKMGMWGKIVQCVVEREGSSGCVAVAIDGVSEDDK from the coding sequence ATGATTTCACCAACCCTTTGTCGTGTTGTCCCTCTGAAACCCACCTTGCTCAGGTTGTTATCCCCATTTTCCACAACCCCTCATAGTGACACTGCCATCTTGGCGCGTCTGAAACACAAAGACTGGCTCACTCCGAAAGAAGCCACCACTCTCTTAACCTCCCTCACAGACGCTTCCTCCACCCTCTCCTTCTTTAATCTCTACACCTCCCGCAAGGACTTTGACCCCACCGAACCCTTTTGCACCACCCTTGTTGCCAAACTTGCCCATGCCCAACACCTCAACCCTCTCCTCACCCTCCACCATGCCCTCACCCTCCCTCGCCCCCAAAGACGCCATTTTTCTGATAACTTCTTTTTCACCCTTATCAAAGCCTATGCACACTCCTTTCAACGCGTGGACCACGCACTTCGCACCCTCCACGAAATGCCCTGCCCCCCCTCTACACGCACATTCAACTTTGTCCTCAACCTTCTTGTTAACACTCGTCTCTACTGTGCGGCACACAACCTCTTCCTCCATGCACCACAGCTCGGTGTGACACTTGATGCTTGCTCGTTGAACATCCTCATCAAGGGGCTTTGTGCCCAGGGGGAGTTAAATGCAGCCTTTCAGTTGCTGGAAGAGTTTCCTGGGCTGGGATGTAAGGCGAATGCACGGACCTATGCGACATTGATGAAGGGGTTGTGTGAGAGAGGGAGGATGGACGAGGCTTTTGGGTTATTGGAGAGGATGGAGGATGGAAGTGTAGATGCTGATGTGGCAGTTTTCAATATTTTGATTAGGGGCTTGAGGAAGGGAGGGAGGGTGGATGAGGGGTGGAGGGTGTTGGAGGGGATGATGGGGAAGGGTGTGTCCCCTAATGGCGGATCTTATAATGAGGTTTTGTGTGGGTTGGTTGAGGATGGGAGGTTTGAGGAGGCTAAGAAGGTTGTGGAGAGGATGGGGGTGGAAGGTTTTGTGCCTAGTTTTGAGTCTTATAAGGGTTTGGTTAAGGGGTTTTGTGAGTGTGGGGTGGTTGGGGAGGTTGAGTGGGTTGTTAGGGATATGGTGAGGAAGGGGTTTGTGCCCAAGATGGGGATGTGGGGTAAGATTGTGCAGTGTGTTGTTGAAAGGGAAGGGAGTTCTGGGTGCGTGGCTGTAGCTATTGATGGTGTTTCGGAGGATGACAAATGA